One Brassica napus cultivar Da-Ae chromosome A5, Da-Ae, whole genome shotgun sequence DNA window includes the following coding sequences:
- the LOC125608644 gene encoding beta-galactosidase 15-like, producing MVVASAIDAFLVPRKEVRHPYRCVSHDGRAITIDGHRRVLLSGSIHYPRSTPEMWPDLIKKGKEGGLDAIETYVFWNAHEPTRRQYDFSGKLDLIRFLKTIQDEGLYGVLRIGPYACAEWNYGGFPVWLHNMPGMVFRTTNKAYMDEMQNFTTMIVDMVKKEKLFASQGGPIILAQIENEYGNIMGPYGEAGKSYIKWCANMAQALDVGVPWIMCQQNDAPQPMLNTCNGFYCDNFTPNNPNTPKMWTENWTGWFKQWGGKNPHRTTEDVAFSVARFFQRGGTFNNYYMYHGGTNFDRTAGGPYITTSYDYDAPLDEYGNLSQPKYGHLKQLHDVLHSMEKTLTYGNISTIDFGNSASATIYTTQEGSSCFFGNGNENSDAAISFRGESYVVPAWSVTILPDCKTEAYNTAKITTQTSMMVKKSNEAEEDPSTLKWSWRPENMDNFLLRGKGESTNTQLFDQKVVSNDQSDYLWYMTTVKFRKRDPFLVKNMSLRVNSTAHVLRVFVNGKHIGNQHAENGKFHYIFEKDAKFKSGRNVISLLSITVGLQNYGAFFESVPVGITGPISIIGRNGDETIVKDLSSHKWSYKTGLNGFENKLFKTESPSKWSFQSVPLNRTMTWYKTTFKAPLGNDPVVVDLLGLGKGTAWINGNNIGRYWPAFISSSDGCSAKCNYRGAYYAEKCQTNCGEPTQRWYHVPRSFLITEGDNTLVLFEEMGGNPSLVNFQTTIVGSVCANVYEKNVIELSCDRKTISAIKFASFGNPDGNCGSFVKGTCEGSKNAVDILTKECVGKEKCSIDVTAEKFGVPDCSGAARRLAIEAIC from the exons ATGGTTGTTGCCTCAGCTATTGATGCATTTCTTGTACCGAGAAAGGAAGTTCGCCATCCTTATAGGTGCG TTTCTCATGATGGTCGAGCCATCACCATTGATGGTCATCGCCGAGTCCTTCTTTCTGGTTCAATCCATTACCCTAGAAGCACTCCTGAG ATGTGGCCAGATCTTATAAAAAAGGGTAAGGAAGGTGGTCTTGATGCGATCGAAACTTATGTTTTCTGGAATGCGCATGAGCCTACTCGCCGTCAATATGATTTCTCTGGAAAACTAGATCTTATTCGATTCCTAAAAACCATTCAAGATGAAGGACTGTATGGTGTTCTTCGCATAGGACCATATGCATGTGCCGAGTGGAATTACGg aGGATTCCCTGTGTGGCTGCACAACATGCCCGGAATGGTGTTCAGAACTACAAACAAAGCATATATG GATGAGATGCAAAACTTCACAACTATGATAGTAGACATggtcaaaaaagaaaagttgtTTGCATCACAAGGAGGTCCAATTATCCTTGCTCAG ATTGAAAATGAGTACGGAAATATAATGGGACCCTATGGAGAAGCGGGTAAATCATACATTAAGTGGTGTGCAAACATGGCTCAGGCTCTCGATGTTGGTGTTCCATGGATAATGTGTCAACAAAATGATGCCCCTCAGCCTATG TTGAACACATGTAATGGCTTTTATTGTGACAATTTTACACCAAACAATCCCAACACTCCAAAGATGTGGACTGAGAATTGGACCGGAtg GTTTAAGCAATGGGGTGGTAAAAATCCTCATAGAACAACTGAAGATGTTGCATTTTCTGTTGCAAGATTCTTCCAAAGAGGAGGaacttttaataattattacatg TACCATGGAGGCACCAACTTTGATAGAACCGCAGGTGGTCCATACATCACAACTTCATATGATTATGATGCTCCCCTAGACGAATAtg GTAATTTGAGCCAACCAAAATACGGTCATTTGAAACAACTTCATGATGTTCTTCATTCTATGGAGAAAACTCTCACATACGGAAACATCTCCACCATTGACTTTGGAAACTCCGCATCG GCAACAATTTATACAACCCAAGAAGGATCTAGCTGCTTTTTTGGAAACGGAAATGAAAATTCAGATGCAGCAATTAGTTTCAGAGGAGAATCTTATGTTGTCCCAGCTTGGTCTGTTACCATTTTACCGGATTGCAAAACAGAGGCTTATAACACCGCCAAG attacCACTCAGACTTCAATGATGGTTAAGAAATCAAATGAAGCTGAAGAGGACCCTTCAACTCTAAAATGGTCATGGAGACCAGAGAACATGGACAATTTCCTTTTGAGAGGAAAAGGAGAATCTACAAACACACAACTCTTTGATCAGAAAGTAGTGAGCAATGACCAAAGTGATTATCTATGGTATATGACTACCGTTAAGTTTAGAAAACGAGATCCATTTTTGGTTAAAAACATGTCTCTCCGCGTCAATAGTACTGCTCATGTCCTTCGTGTTTTTGTCAATGGAAAACATATTGGTAA TCAACACGCTGAAAATGGAAAATTTCACTATATTTTTGAGAAAGATGCAAAGTTTAAGTCCGGCCGTAATGTCATTTCTCTCCTTAGCATAACTGTGGGACTTCAG AACTATGGTGCTTTCTTCGAAAGTGTTCCAGTTGGAATCACTGGACCGATTTCAATTATTGGAAGAAATGGTGATGAAACCATAGTTAAGGACTTGTCTTCTCATAAATGGAGCTATAAAACCGGTTTAAATGGGTTTGAGAACAAACTCTTTAAAACGGAATCACCGTCTAAATGGTCATTCCAAAGTGTACCATTGAACCGAACCATGACTTGGTATAAG ACTACGttcaaggctccattgggcaaTGATCCAGTTGTTGTCGATCTTTTGGGACTTGGAAAAGGTACAGCTTGGATCAATGGAAACAACATTGGACGCTATTGGCCGGCATTCATTTCAAGCTCTGATGGTTGTTCTGCGAAATGTAACTATAGAGGGGCTTATTATGCGGAAAAGTGTCAGACCAATTGTGGAGAACCTACACAAAGATG GTACCATGTTCCTCGTTCTTTCTTGATCACAGAAGGAGATAACACACTAGTTTTGTTTGAGGAGATGGGAGGAAACCCATCGCTTGTCAATTTTCAAACTACTATAGTGGGAAGTGTATGTGCCAACGTCTATGAGAAAAATGTTATTGAGCTTTCATGCGATAGGAAAACTATTTCTGCCATCAAATTTGCCTCTTTTGGTAACCCAGATGGAAATTGTGGATCTTTCGTAAAGGGAACCTGCGAAGGAAGTAAGAACGCTGTTGATATTCTAACAAAAGAATGTGTCGGAAAAGAGAAGTGTTCCATTGATGTCACTGCAGAAAAGTTTGGAGTACCAGATTGCAGTGGTGCTGCTAGAAGGCTCGCTATTGAAGCTATATGTTAA